The DNA window AATAGTGGACGGGACCTGTCCATCGGGAGGAAAGACCAGCGTGTTTTTCTGCTCTTCGTGGTGCTGGTGATTGTGAATGGTCCACTGCCAAGTCCCACAGAGGCGAGCCCGGCCTTTCGTCTGCCTAATGCGGTCCTTCCAGCCATAGATTTCCCACCAAGCGGCGATGGCCTGTTGGCTGGATTCAAATGCCGTGCGCTCGGCTGCCAACAGAAGTTCTGTATTGTGAGGACCGGGTGTTGGTTGAGAGGCTCGAAGGGTCTGGTCCTCCTGGGTGATGCGGAGCAAATCTGAAAGCGCTGCGCTTCGACTGCGAGCGCGCAACCACTCTTGTCGTGCAGCAGCAGGTGGAAGCAGGACAGCGGATGGCTCCACAGCCTGACGGATTGGATTGGCCAACTGCCATGTAGCCAGCGCCGCCATCAACTCATAGACCGACTGGGACAATTCAGCCAACTTCAGCTCATTGACCATTTTGCTTGGGAGACGTTTAGCCCCCAGTATTCCTGCCGCATCTTTCAGGCCGAGAGCAGGGCCGACGGCGGTGGTGAATAGGGTCATGGCTTTCTCGTCCGAATCGATCGGAGCGAACTGGTCGGCACGCTGAACGACTTGTTGGGCCAGCAACGTCGGGGACGTTCGTTCTTCAGCGAATGTGGGTGACAGCGTGAGAATTGACAGCCCCACGAACAGGAAGAAACCGGTCATCGTAGGACGACACCGGCTGCGACCTCGTCGATGGCCGGAGGTTTTCGAACCATCAACATCTGTGCGAGTCTGAAAACGAAGAGGCGGTCTACGTCGGGTCATGTTCCTTGAAGGCAAGATTTCAAGAAGCTCGCAGTTCGCTCCCAGGCGATGGCCGAACTGTCGGGGTCATAGGCCTGTGGCTTCATGTCATTACAGAAGGCGTAAGATGCATCGGGATAGAGATGAATCTCAACTCGCTTGGCAAATTCGGCCGCTGCGCCGCGCAATTGTTCGACGTCGTCCTGCGTGGCCCAGGTGTCCTTTCCTGCTTGGTGATACAGCACCGGTGAAAAAAGATCTTTCATCAATGTTTTGGGAGTGACCGCCTTGCCGTAGTACGAGACGGCCGCGCGAAGCCGTTTCCGATGGCAAGCGAAACGGAGCGCATAGGATCCCCCCATTCCATAGCCCACGACTCCATGGATATTCCCCTTCGTGAAGTGGCGTGTATTGAGATACTCACAGCAGGAATTGATATCCGTCATGACATGGGCGTCGTTCTGACGTTCCAGCAGAGCGGCCGCGACGTCATCGTCGGCGGTGACCATTCCTCCCAACCGTCCATAGAGATTCGGAATGATCACTGCATACCCTTCACAGGCCAGGCGGGCGCCGACATCCTTGATCTGGCCGGTCAATCCCCACCGATCATGCAGCAGGATGAGCCCTGGATAGGTCCCCGGTGGTTGCGGCCAGAATAAGAGACTATCGATTTGGTGCTCCTTCGGCACCTTGGTCTTGAAGTAGGGATCGACCATTTGATCGGTGCGCGTAGGGATCGGCACGCCGCTTGAGAAACGCGCGGTTCCTGTTCCGATCTGTTCTAACGAAAAAAGGGCGCGGTGTGTCGTAGGCATGACGGGAATGTCTTATCGGAGGGGAATCGCACTCAACATGCGTTACTATATGAAGCCGCTTGCGGGAATGTCAAATGAGCGGCGTTGACTGATCGATGCTTCCGTTTTACTCTGAATCAGTTGTGAGGGACTCGTGAATCAGGGTCGCATCGGCGTCGGGTTGATCGGGGTGGGCAGGCATGGGCTTCGTTATGCGCAGCACATCGTGCGCGACCTCCCGACGGCTGTTCTGAGCGCAGTCTGCCGGCGACATCCTGAGCAAGGGTTCGATGTACCTGGAGCCCCGCCGGTCAAGATCTATGGGGAGGCCCTGTCGCTGATCGCCGACCCCATGGTCGACGTGGCCATTGTCGTCACTCCTCCCATATTTGCCCTGGAGATCTGTCGGTTGGCGGTCCAGGCCCGCAAACCCATGCTGATTGAGAAACCGTTGGGGACCACTTCGTCCGATGCCTATGCGATGGTCGCCCTAGCCCGTGGAGCTGATGTGCCCCTGATGACGGCGCAGACCCTCCGATTCGACAATACGATCCAGCACATGAAGATGCTCCAGCCCTGTATCGGGGGTTCGCAACAATTGAACCTAGTGTTCAACATTGAGCTACGACAAACAGCTCCCGATCATGTCGCTGGTTATGGGGGGCGGGGTGCGCTGCTGGAAATCGGAGTTCACATGCTTGATCTGGTTCGGTTCATGACCGGTGAAGAGGTGCAAGACGTGCGTTGCACGATGGACCGGCAGCCCCCGCATGCGCCGGAAACGAGAGCCTCGGTTGATCTCACCACGATCGGGGGGACGACCTGCCGAATAGAAGTCACCCGAGTTTTGGGGGCACGTGCCGGTCGAGCGATATGGATCGGTTCGAAGGGGCGCGTGGAGGCCGACTGGATTCAGCGTCGAATTCGCTGTGTGGATGATGCCGGCGTCGAGACGATGCACGCCGACCCTCCTCCGTCCCAGACGGTCCTTGCCGCTCTCACCGCCTTTTTGCAGGCGGTACGAAACAATTGCTCGATGCCCATCACGGGGGAGGATGGGTGTCGTGCCGTGGAAATCGCCGAAGCCTGTTACCGGTCGGCCCAAGCAGGCGGCAAGCCGGTCACCCTTCCCATTACACACTAAGGTTCAGCGACGATGTGAGTATCCGTCTCTTCGACACCGTCGATGGCATGGATCTTCGTGATGACGACATCGGAAAGCGCCCGTTCATCCTGGACGCTGATAAAGACAAAAATGTCTGGACGGCCGAAACAGGAGTGAGCCTGTTCCACGCCGGGTATTTGTTTCAGCGCGCCGACCACGTCCTTGGTCTTTCCCGCTTTCACTTTAATGAGAATGTAGGCTCTTGTTGCCACGTGTCCCTCCTTGTAGGTTCGGACGTTCGTAAAACCCGCTTCGCCGCGAGGCGCGGGTCATGCGTAATCAGATTCAGAACGGTCATATCTTTGTCGTGGTTGCGAGATGCAAGACACGCCTCACGAGCCAGTCGATTCACCGTCCCGCTGCCCCGGGCATTGCCTTTCGATGGTGATCATAGACCTCTTCAAACCTTTGTCCTCGCGCGGTGAGCGCCGACCGGCCCTCTCGTACGAGCTGCATGAATCGCTCGAAATCATCGACCGATAGGTTGAATTGTCCAAGACCGGTTGCCAGCCGCTCCAGCTCTTCCGCAGAGGTGCGCTGGTCCGCGTCCGCGAGCGCTTCCAATATTTCAGCGGTCCATCCGTTTGCGCGAAATCGTTCGAGAAGGGGAGTGGCTTCCTCGCCG is part of the Nitrospira sp. genome and encodes:
- a CDS encoding Lrp/AsnC ligand binding domain-containing protein, which codes for MATRAYILIKVKAGKTKDVVGALKQIPGVEQAHSCFGRPDIFVFISVQDERALSDVVITKIHAIDGVEETDTHIVAEP
- a CDS encoding Gfo/Idh/MocA family oxidoreductase, whose translation is MNQGRIGVGLIGVGRHGLRYAQHIVRDLPTAVLSAVCRRHPEQGFDVPGAPPVKIYGEALSLIADPMVDVAIVVTPPIFALEICRLAVQARKPMLIEKPLGTTSSDAYAMVALARGADVPLMTAQTLRFDNTIQHMKMLQPCIGGSQQLNLVFNIELRQTAPDHVAGYGGRGALLEIGVHMLDLVRFMTGEEVQDVRCTMDRQPPHAPETRASVDLTTIGGTTCRIEVTRVLGARAGRAIWIGSKGRVEADWIQRRIRCVDDAGVETMHADPPPSQTVLAALTAFLQAVRNNCSMPITGEDGCRAVEIAEACYRSAQAGGKPVTLPITH
- a CDS encoding dienelactone hydrolase family protein, which encodes MPTTHRALFSLEQIGTGTARFSSGVPIPTRTDQMVDPYFKTKVPKEHQIDSLLFWPQPPGTYPGLILLHDRWGLTGQIKDVGARLACEGYAVIIPNLYGRLGGMVTADDDVAAALLERQNDAHVMTDINSCCEYLNTRHFTKGNIHGVVGYGMGGSYALRFACHRKRLRAAVSYYGKAVTPKTLMKDLFSPVLYHQAGKDTWATQDDVEQLRGAAAEFAKRVEIHLYPDASYAFCNDMKPQAYDPDSSAIAWERTASFLKSCLQGT